The stretch of DNA ATCGTTGCTCAACCTCAACCTGTTGTTGTTGAGGCAGCCAAGCCCTCTCAAACTCAAAAAGCAGAGGAGGAGAAAAAGGTAGCGGTTGAGGATACAAGCGGCCTTGTTGAGATAAAATCACCTATGGTTGCAACATTTTACAGGGCACCATCGCCCACATCGCCGCCTTATGTTGAGGTAGGCGATGAGGTTAAAAAAGGCGATGTGCTGTGTATTTTAGAGGCAATGAAGATTATGAATGAGCTTGAGGCTGAGTTTCCATGCAGAATAGAAAAGATTTTAGTAGAAAATGGTCAAAAAGTTGAATACGACCAGCCGCTATTCCTTGTTAAGAGGTTGGATTGATGTTTAAGAAGATTCTTATTGCAAACAGAGGTGAGATTGCCGTAAGAATTATTAGAGCAGCAAGAGAGCTTGGCATAGAAACCGTGGCTGTCTATTCAACAGAGGATAAGGATTCATTGCATGTTAAACTTGCCGATGAGGCTATATGCATTGGGCCGGCTGAGGCTACAAAGAGCTATCTTCATCTGTTTAACATAGCACAGGCAATAGCAAACTCCAGATGTGATGCAGTGCATCCGGGATATGGATTTTTATCAGAAAATCCATCGTTTGTAAGGGTGTGTAAGGATTTAGGCGTTAAGTTTATAGGCCCAGATGCAGAAACAATGGAAAGACTTGCAGATAAATCTACCGTGAAGGCTATTTTAGATGAAAATGGTATACCAACGGTGCCAGGCAGCAAAGGCTCGATAGAGGATGAGGATGCCCTGATTAAAATAGCAAACGATATTGGATATCCTGTTTTGCTTAAGGCTGCATGGGGCGGTGGTGGTAGAGGTATGCGTGTTGTTCGCTCAAAAGAGGAGCTTATTGATGCTTTCAGGTCTGCAAAGCTTGAGGCAAAGGCCTCTTTTGGTAAGGATGATATATATCTTGAAAAGTTTATAGAACATCCAAGACATATCGAGGTTCAGATTTTAGCTGATGAATACGGCAATGTTGTGCATATTGGTGAGAGGGATTGCACACTGCAGCGCAGACATCAAAAACTTCTTGAGGAGTCCCCATCCCCTGTTTTAAAGGAAGCAACAAGAAAAAGGCTTCATGAAACAGCCGTGGAGGCAGCAAAGATTCTTGGATATAAAAACGCAGGCACGCTTGAGTTTCTTTTTGACGGAGAAGAATTCTATTTTATAGAGATTAACACACGTATTCAGGTTGAGCATCCTGTTAGTGAGATGGTATATGGCGTTGATTTAATAAAGGAGCAGATAAAGGTTGCAGCAGGCAGGGAGCTTGATTTGCTTCAGGTCGGGCTTTCACCCAAATTTCATGTGATAGAGTGCAGGATTAACGCAGAAGATCCTGTTAAGTTTTATCCATCACCGGGTAGAATTACCAACCTTTATCTGCCAGGAGGACCCGGTGTAAGGGTGGATACAGCTATAGGTTGTAATTCAAATGTTTCACCATACTACGATTCGATGATAGCAAAGCTTATTGTTAGGGGTAGCGATAGAGAAGAGGCTCGAAAAAGGATGCTTAGATGCCTCAATGAGTTTATTATAGAGGGTATTAAAACCAACATCGATTTCTTCAAAAAACTGCTTACAACATCGGATTTTATAAACAATAACTACGATACAAACTTTATTGACAGAGAGTTCTTAAGTGGCTAAGTTTCTACTACTATATCTTGATTTTCTTTAATTGCTTTGTTTAGAGCATCAAATGAGCGTTCTGCAAAGCTTTCTGTTGTGTCTGGCATTTTTGAGAAGGTGATACCGAATTTTGGCTTTATTTCTAAACTGCATCCATCCTTTTTGAGTTGAAGGAGGTGATTTTTTATCTTGTTGCAAAACATTACAATATCGTCACCCTCAAATACCCTTGTTAGGATGCAGAATATGCCATCAGAGCATCTAAACAGAATATCGCTTCTGCGGGTTATCTCTTTTAGCTTTTCTGCAATTGCTTTATCTATCTCGTTTTGAGAGATATCACTGCAGTCTATGCGGATGTTTTCATCTTTTTTGGCGCTAAATATTATCATACTCCAGTTTTCTTCGTATCTTTCAAACTGTCTTAATATGTGTTGCGTGATATAAAAAAGGCTGGATTTGTTGTTTAAGCCTGTTAGGGGATCTAAAAAGTCTCTTTTAATTTTATCCAAGTCTTCCTTTTGAAAAAATGGCATCTCTCACCTCTTCCATCGTTTCTTTTGCTTTTAGGGAGGCTTTTTTTGAGCCTTCAATTAATATTTCTTTTACATAATCCTTTTTTTGCAACAGTTCGTTTCTTTTTTCCCTGATTGGTTTTAAGGCATTGTTTAGATTTTCTATGAGCATTTTTTTACATTCAACACATCCTATTGTTGCTTGACTGCAGGCTTTTTCTATCTCGTTTTGTTTTTGCTTGTCTGTAAATATTTTATGAAGCATAAATACTCCGCAATCTTTTGCCACACCGGGATCACTTTTTCTTTTTCTTCTTGGATCTGTAAACATAACCTTGATTTTTTTGGCTGTTTCTTCCTCTGTGTCTGATAGGTA from Hippea jasoniae encodes:
- the accB gene encoding acetyl-CoA carboxylase biotin carboxyl carrier protein, with protein sequence MDLKSLKDLMRFVEKSQFVEFEYKDDEIQIVLKKKEAFVAENIVAQPQPVVVEAAKPSQTQKAEEEKKVAVEDTSGLVEIKSPMVATFYRAPSPTSPPYVEVGDEVKKGDVLCILEAMKIMNELEAEFPCRIEKILVENGQKVEYDQPLFLVKRLD
- the accC gene encoding acetyl-CoA carboxylase biotin carboxylase subunit, whose protein sequence is MFKKILIANRGEIAVRIIRAARELGIETVAVYSTEDKDSLHVKLADEAICIGPAEATKSYLHLFNIAQAIANSRCDAVHPGYGFLSENPSFVRVCKDLGVKFIGPDAETMERLADKSTVKAILDENGIPTVPGSKGSIEDEDALIKIANDIGYPVLLKAAWGGGGRGMRVVRSKEELIDAFRSAKLEAKASFGKDDIYLEKFIEHPRHIEVQILADEYGNVVHIGERDCTLQRRHQKLLEESPSPVLKEATRKRLHETAVEAAKILGYKNAGTLEFLFDGEEFYFIEINTRIQVEHPVSEMVYGVDLIKEQIKVAAGRELDLLQVGLSPKFHVIECRINAEDPVKFYPSPGRITNLYLPGGPGVRVDTAIGCNSNVSPYYDSMIAKLIVRGSDREEARKRMLRCLNEFIIEGIKTNIDFFKKLLTTSDFINNNYDTNFIDREFLSG
- a CDS encoding GGDEF domain-containing protein — its product is MPFFQKEDLDKIKRDFLDPLTGLNNKSSLFYITQHILRQFERYEENWSMIIFSAKKDENIRIDCSDISQNEIDKAIAEKLKEITRRSDILFRCSDGIFCILTRVFEGDDIVMFCNKIKNHLLQLKKDGCSLEIKPKFGITFSKMPDTTESFAERSFDALNKAIKENQDIVVET